Proteins encoded together in one Bacteroides ovatus window:
- a CDS encoding xylose operon transcription regulator XylR, translated as MIKILLLIDYSSEFDRKLLRGLVQYSKENGPWLFYRLPSYYSAMHGEQGILRWAKEWKADAIIGQWNNDTIDLQKELNIPVVLQNYHHRSVTYSNLTGDYKGTGRMAAQFFAKRMFRNFAYFGVKGVVWSDERCEGYRQEVKRIGGEFFSFESDKQEDEIRMEVSQWLQQLPKPVALFCCDDAHALFISETCKMTNIPIPEEIALLGVDNDELMCNISDPPISSIELEVERGGYSIGRLIHQQIKKEHEGTFNIVINPIRIELRQSTEKHNIKDPYILEVVKYIDSHYSSDLTIESLLANIPLSRRNFEVKFKNALNTSIYQYILNCRCNHLADLLLTTDRPLADLAMEVGFTDYNNIARIFKKFKGCSPIEYRQKKTRQR; from the coding sequence ATGATTAAGATTCTTCTATTGATAGACTATTCAAGCGAATTTGACAGGAAACTGCTACGGGGACTTGTCCAATACTCCAAAGAAAACGGACCCTGGCTCTTTTACCGGCTGCCTTCTTATTATAGCGCAATGCATGGTGAACAAGGCATTTTAAGATGGGCGAAAGAATGGAAAGCCGACGCCATTATCGGGCAATGGAACAACGACACGATCGATTTGCAGAAGGAGCTGAATATTCCGGTAGTACTACAAAACTATCATCACCGGAGCGTCACTTACTCTAATCTGACAGGTGATTATAAAGGTACGGGAAGAATGGCAGCCCAGTTTTTTGCCAAACGGATGTTTCGCAATTTTGCTTATTTCGGTGTTAAAGGAGTTGTTTGGTCTGACGAACGCTGCGAAGGTTATCGGCAGGAGGTAAAACGTATCGGAGGCGAATTTTTCAGTTTCGAATCGGATAAGCAGGAAGACGAGATAAGAATGGAAGTAAGCCAATGGTTGCAGCAACTCCCAAAGCCAGTCGCTCTATTTTGTTGTGATGATGCGCACGCCCTGTTCATTTCTGAAACTTGCAAAATGACGAATATTCCTATTCCGGAAGAAATTGCTTTATTAGGCGTGGACAATGACGAACTGATGTGTAATATTTCCGACCCTCCCATTTCATCCATAGAGCTCGAAGTAGAAAGAGGAGGCTATTCTATCGGCAGACTTATTCATCAACAAATAAAGAAGGAACATGAAGGCACTTTCAATATTGTTATCAACCCCATCCGCATCGAACTACGCCAATCGACGGAGAAACACAATATTAAAGACCCTTACATTCTCGAAGTAGTGAAATATATAGATTCACATTACAGCTCCGATTTGACCATAGAGTCTCTGCTTGCAAACATTCCGTTATCGCGCAGAAACTTTGAGGTGAAATTCAAAAACGCACTGAATACCTCTATATACCAATATATTCTGAATTGCCGGTGTAATCATCTTGCAGATCTACTGCTCACAACCGACCGTCCATTGGCCGATTTAGCAATGGAAGTAGGCTTTACAGACTATAATAACATTGCCCGGATTTTCAAAAAATTCAAAGGATGTTCACCTATTGAATACCGGCAGAAAAAGACTAGACAAAGATAA
- a CDS encoding HU family DNA-binding protein, which translates to MAVPYVVRKKADLTSGERKELWYGVPKKLIDPIRNREFAEYMEKRSGFHRGQIDGILTEMVDAIRSLLSIGQPVTIEGLGTFHTSLTSPGFERPEQVTPGKVSVSRVYFVACPEFSREVKKMKCMRIPFNLYMPEEMLTKEMKKADREQEREEYDRMVAPEIDEEVQE; encoded by the coding sequence ATGGCAGTGCCTTATGTAGTGAGAAAAAAAGCCGATTTAACATCGGGAGAAAGAAAAGAATTATGGTATGGTGTACCCAAAAAACTGATAGATCCGATTCGGAATAGAGAATTTGCCGAGTACATGGAAAAACGGAGTGGATTTCATCGCGGGCAGATAGATGGTATATTGACGGAAATGGTTGATGCTATCCGTAGTCTGTTGTCTATCGGACAGCCGGTTACTATCGAAGGACTTGGCACATTCCATACGTCACTGACCAGTCCGGGATTTGAACGCCCCGAACAGGTAACTCCGGGAAAGGTGTCCGTTTCACGTGTCTATTTCGTGGCTTGTCCTGAATTTAGCCGGGAAGTGAAAAAAATGAAATGCATGCGTATTCCTTTTAATCTGTATATGCCCGAAGAGATGCTGACCAAAGAAATGAAGAAAGCGGACCGGGAGCAGGAGCGGGAAGAATATGACCGTATGGTGGCACCGGAAATCGATGAAGAAGTTCAGGAATAA
- a CDS encoding LacI family DNA-binding transcriptional regulator, whose protein sequence is MENRKHTSLKDLAQALGVSIPTVSRALKDSPEISRELCAKAKALAKEMNYRPNPFAMSLRKNAPRIIGVIVPDIVTHFFASILNGIENMAIANGYFVIITTSHESYEHEKRNIENLVNMRVEGIIACLSQETTDFSHISALKDINMPLILFDRVCLTDQFSSVIADGVQSAQIATQHLLDNGSKRVAFIGGANHLDIVKRRKHGYLEALRENRIPIEKELVVCRKIDYEEGKIATETLLSLPQPPDAILAMNDTLAFAAMEVIKNHGLRIPNDVAIIGYTDEQHANYVEPKLSAVSHQTYKMGETACQLLIDQIKGDKTIKQVTIPTHLQIRESSIKNQKCNLL, encoded by the coding sequence ATGGAAAACCGGAAACATACTTCACTCAAAGATCTCGCCCAAGCATTGGGGGTATCAATTCCTACTGTATCCAGGGCACTAAAAGATAGTCCGGAAATCAGCCGTGAACTTTGCGCCAAAGCAAAGGCACTGGCTAAAGAGATGAACTATCGTCCCAATCCTTTTGCCATGAGCCTGCGGAAAAATGCGCCACGTATCATCGGAGTGATCGTTCCGGATATTGTCACTCATTTCTTTGCATCAATTCTGAATGGAATAGAGAATATGGCTATTGCCAACGGATATTTCGTGATTATCACGACCTCGCATGAATCTTACGAGCATGAAAAAAGAAATATTGAGAATCTGGTCAATATGCGCGTGGAAGGTATCATCGCCTGTCTGTCTCAAGAAACAACCGATTTCTCCCACATCTCCGCCTTGAAAGACATTAATATGCCACTTATCCTGTTCGACCGTGTTTGCCTGACCGACCAATTTTCATCGGTGATAGCAGATGGGGTCCAATCCGCACAGATAGCTACACAGCATCTTCTGGATAATGGAAGTAAGCGGGTAGCTTTTATCGGAGGAGCCAATCATCTGGATATTGTAAAGAGAAGAAAACATGGCTATCTGGAAGCCTTGCGTGAAAATCGTATTCCGATCGAAAAAGAGTTGGTAGTCTGCCGGAAGATTGATTATGAGGAAGGCAAGATTGCCACAGAAACTTTACTGTCACTTCCACAGCCTCCGGATGCTATTCTTGCCATGAATGACACATTGGCTTTCGCAGCAATGGAAGTTATCAAAAATCACGGCCTCCGGATTCCGAATGATGTGGCAATCATCGGGTATACAGACGAGCAGCATGCTAATTATGTGGAACCGAAATTATCAGCAGTATCACATCAGACCTATAAAATGGGAGAAACTGCCTGCCAACTACTTATCGATCAGATAAAAGGAGATAAGACTATCAAGCAGGTGACGATTCCAACACATTTGCAGATTAGGGAGAGTAGTATAAAAAATCAAAAATGTAATCTTCTGTAA
- the fucP gene encoding L-fucose:H+ symporter permease — protein MKKNTYTIPLALVFCLFFLWAISSNLLPTMIRQLMKTCELNTFEASFTETAYWLAYFIFPIPIAMFMKRYSYKAGIIFGLVLAAIGGLLFFPAAILKEYWAYLCIFFIIATGMCFLETAANPYVTVLGAPETAPRRLNLAQSFNGLGAFIAAMFLSKLILSGTHYTRETLPVDYPGGWQAYIQLETDAMKLPYLILAILLIAIAVVFIFSKLPKIGDEGETASSDKMTSSGKTKEGSQKEKLIDFGVLKHSHLRWGVIAQFFYNGGQTAINSLFLVYCCTYAGLPEDTATTFFGLYMLAFLLGRWIGTGLMVKFRPQDMLLVYALMNILLCGAVMIWGGMIGLYAMLAISFFMSIMYPTQFSLALKGLGNQTKSGSAFLVMAIVGNACLPQLTAYFMHANEHIYYMAYCVPMICFVFCAYYGWKGYKVID, from the coding sequence ATGAAAAAGAATACATATACAATACCTTTAGCGTTGGTTTTCTGCCTTTTCTTTCTGTGGGCGATAAGCAGCAATCTGCTTCCCACAATGATCCGGCAATTGATGAAGACATGTGAACTGAATACCTTTGAAGCCTCCTTTACCGAGACTGCCTACTGGTTGGCTTATTTTATTTTCCCCATCCCCATAGCGATGTTTATGAAACGTTACAGCTATAAGGCGGGAATTATTTTCGGACTGGTATTAGCAGCAATCGGAGGCCTGCTTTTCTTTCCTGCCGCCATTTTAAAAGAATATTGGGCTTACCTCTGTATCTTCTTTATTATCGCTACGGGAATGTGCTTTCTGGAGACGGCTGCCAATCCGTATGTGACGGTTTTAGGAGCCCCCGAAACAGCTCCCCGCCGATTGAACCTAGCGCAGTCTTTCAATGGACTCGGAGCTTTTATCGCTGCCATGTTTTTGAGTAAGCTCATCCTTAGCGGAACTCATTACACGCGAGAGACCCTTCCTGTAGATTATCCGGGAGGCTGGCAGGCCTATATCCAATTGGAAACGGATGCCATGAAACTCCCTTATCTGATATTGGCTATACTGTTGATTGCCATAGCTGTTGTCTTCATCTTTTCAAAATTGCCGAAGATTGGGGACGAAGGAGAAACGGCTTCTTCCGATAAAATGACTTCTTCGGGTAAAACGAAAGAGGGTAGCCAGAAAGAAAAACTGATAGACTTCGGTGTATTGAAGCACTCACACTTGCGGTGGGGAGTGATTGCGCAATTCTTCTATAACGGCGGACAGACGGCGATAAACAGTCTGTTCCTGGTTTACTGTTGCACTTATGCCGGATTGCCGGAAGATACAGCGACTACCTTCTTCGGATTGTATATGCTTGCATTTCTTTTGGGGCGTTGGATCGGTACCGGATTGATGGTGAAATTCCGTCCACAGGATATGCTACTGGTTTACGCCTTGATGAATATTCTTTTGTGCGGGGCAGTGATGATATGGGGAGGTATGATCGGGTTATACGCAATGTTGGCTATCTCTTTTTTTATGTCTATAATGTATCCCACGCAGTTCTCATTGGCGCTAAAAGGACTGGGGAATCAGACAAAGAGCGGTTCGGCATTTCTGGTAATGGCTATTGTCGGCAATGCCTGCCTGCCACAGTTGACGGCTTATTTCATGCATGCCAATGAGCATATCTATTATATGGCCTATTGTGTACCGATGATTTGTTTTGTCTTCTGTGCATATTACGGCTGGAAAGGTTATAAAGTAATCGATTAA
- a CDS encoding amidohydrolase family protein encodes MDYTIIDAHAHLWLRQDTVVDGLPIRTLENGRSEFMGEIRQMVPPFMIDGVNSAEVFLSNMDYAQVAAAVITQEFIDGIQNDYLSEVVSHYPNRFFVCGMCEFRKPGFLEQAKELIAKGFKAIKIPAQRLLLKEGRVMLNNEEMMQMFHSMEERNVMLSIDLADGATQVPEMEEIIQECPRLKIAVGHFGMVTRPDWKEQIRLARHPNVMIESGGITWLFNDEFYPFKGAVKAIREAADLVGMEKLMWGSDYPRTITAITYKMSYDFVVKSSELTEEDKRLFLGENARNFYGFTDLPVLPYIKNMSE; translated from the coding sequence ATGGACTATACAATTATTGATGCGCACGCCCATCTGTGGTTACGGCAGGATACTGTTGTGGACGGATTGCCTATCCGGACTTTGGAAAATGGCCGTTCGGAATTTATGGGAGAAATCCGGCAAATGGTTCCGCCCTTTATGATAGACGGAGTGAATAGCGCGGAAGTTTTTCTTTCGAATATGGACTATGCGCAAGTGGCTGCGGCTGTTATTACCCAAGAGTTTATTGACGGTATTCAGAATGATTATTTGTCGGAAGTCGTTTCCCATTATCCCAACCGTTTCTTTGTTTGCGGAATGTGTGAGTTCCGTAAACCTGGATTTTTGGAGCAGGCGAAAGAGCTTATAGCCAAAGGTTTTAAGGCTATAAAAATACCTGCCCAACGCTTGTTGTTAAAAGAGGGACGGGTAATGCTGAATAATGAGGAAATGATGCAGATGTTTCATTCTATGGAAGAACGGAATGTCATGCTCTCCATCGACTTGGCTGACGGAGCAACACAGGTTCCCGAAATGGAAGAGATTATTCAGGAATGTCCCCGCCTAAAAATAGCTGTCGGACACTTCGGAATGGTGACACGTCCGGACTGGAAAGAACAAATCCGCCTGGCACGTCATCCCAATGTGATGATTGAATCTGGAGGAATCACCTGGCTTTTCAATGATGAATTTTATCCTTTCAAAGGAGCAGTGAAAGCCATTCGGGAAGCGGCGGATTTAGTTGGCATGGAGAAACTGATGTGGGGATCGGACTATCCGCGCACCATTACAGCAATCACCTACAAGATGTCATACGATTTTGTGGTGAAGTCTTCCGAGTTGACGGAAGAGGACAAAAGACTCTTTTTGGGAGAAAATGCCCGGAACTTCTATGGATTCACGGATCTCCCCGTACTTCCTTACATCAAGAACATGTCCGAATGA
- a CDS encoding FKBP-type peptidyl-prolyl cis-trans isomerase, giving the protein MSKKIYLFSLVLLALAFTACSETEETGKYDNWQARNEAFIDSIANAHANTATRGQLDSIHMIAYPGVPIYFKKKTPVGDGVIQNIIPRATDEVTVYYKGSYIIWGNTGGYVDKQDNFIGEAFDGSFTEANPSIDFSRTANLTINGLVTGLSEVLQRRKIGERLEVYVPWKYGYGSSDYTPKGSSITILGYSTLVFDIQMLKCEK; this is encoded by the coding sequence ATGAGTAAAAAGATCTATTTATTCTCCTTAGTATTGCTGGCTCTTGCATTCACTGCTTGCAGTGAAACGGAAGAGACGGGCAAATATGATAACTGGCAGGCACGTAATGAAGCTTTTATAGATTCAATAGCCAATGCTCATGCAAATACCGCTACACGTGGTCAGTTGGATTCTATTCATATGATTGCATATCCTGGAGTTCCTATCTATTTTAAAAAGAAAACTCCTGTGGGAGATGGGGTGATTCAAAATATTATCCCGCGGGCAACAGATGAGGTTACTGTATATTATAAAGGTTCTTATATCATTTGGGGTAATACTGGTGGTTATGTTGATAAACAAGATAACTTTATAGGGGAAGCGTTTGATGGCTCTTTTACTGAAGCGAATCCTAGCATTGATTTTTCAAGAACTGCGAACTTAACAATTAATGGGCTTGTGACTGGTTTGTCAGAGGTATTGCAACGAAGAAAAATTGGTGAACGTTTGGAAGTGTATGTTCCATGGAAATATGGTTATGGTAGTAGTGATTATACTCCAAAAGGTTCTTCGATTACTATTTTAGGTTATTCAACTTTAGTATTTGATATTCAAATGTTAAAGTGCGAAAAATAA
- a CDS encoding alpha/beta hydrolase family protein, whose amino-acid sequence MQRHTIRGKTRTIIYPIIIYWGITSIMGCKRLEINQTKRNWEKLSAYFTPPPLYQEKFGTYRNPLLFYNGDTVKNADDWLKRRKEIKDKWLNLIGHWPAIITNQKLEIIKTTEREDFKQHLVRFYWTPLEQTYGYLLEPNKKGKHPAVITVFYEPETAIGWGGKANRDFAYQLTKRGFVTLSLGTKQTTKDKTYSLYYPTINNSTMQPLSVLAYAAANAWEVLARVESVDSTRIGIMGHSYGAKWAMFASCLYEKFACTAWSDPGIVFDETKDNYINYWEPWYLGYYPPPWKKIWSNNGNNSSTSVYARLCKEGHDLHELHSLLAPRPFLVSGGYSDNVDRWIPLNHSVAVNRLLGYHHRVAMTNRPKHDPTPESNETIYKFFEWFLKRKTPKED is encoded by the coding sequence ATGCAAAGACATACCATAAGAGGAAAAACAAGAACGATTATCTATCCTATTATTATTTATTGGGGGATCACCTCAATAATGGGGTGCAAAAGATTAGAGATTAACCAGACAAAAAGAAACTGGGAGAAGCTATCTGCCTACTTTACCCCACCACCACTGTATCAGGAGAAATTTGGAACTTACCGCAACCCTCTTTTATTTTACAATGGAGATACAGTCAAAAACGCAGACGACTGGCTAAAACGAAGAAAAGAAATAAAAGACAAATGGTTGAACCTGATCGGTCATTGGCCGGCTATCATCACCAATCAAAAACTGGAGATTATAAAAACCACAGAACGCGAAGATTTCAAACAACATTTAGTGCGTTTTTATTGGACTCCTCTGGAACAGACTTACGGCTATTTACTGGAACCAAATAAGAAAGGGAAACATCCTGCCGTTATCACAGTATTCTACGAACCGGAAACAGCTATCGGATGGGGAGGAAAAGCTAATAGAGATTTCGCCTACCAATTAACCAAAAGAGGATTTGTTACTCTCTCATTAGGAACTAAACAGACCACCAAAGATAAGACTTACTCTCTCTATTACCCGACTATTAACAACTCCACTATGCAACCTCTTTCAGTACTTGCTTATGCGGCAGCCAATGCCTGGGAAGTATTAGCCAGAGTCGAAAGTGTCGACTCTACCCGAATTGGTATCATGGGACACTCCTACGGTGCTAAATGGGCTATGTTTGCTTCTTGTTTATATGAAAAGTTTGCCTGCACCGCCTGGAGTGATCCGGGTATCGTCTTTGATGAAACCAAAGATAATTATATCAATTATTGGGAACCTTGGTACTTGGGGTATTATCCCCCACCCTGGAAAAAGATCTGGAGCAACAACGGCAATAACTCTTCAACAAGTGTCTATGCCAGACTATGTAAAGAGGGGCATGATTTACATGAACTCCATTCTTTATTGGCTCCTCGCCCATTTCTCGTATCAGGAGGTTATTCTGATAATGTAGACAGATGGATTCCATTAAATCACTCTGTCGCAGTCAACCGGCTTTTGGGTTATCATCATCGAGTGGCAATGACGAACAGGCCCAAACATGATCCTACTCCCGAATCAAACGAAACTATATATAAGTTCTTCGAATGGTTCTTAAAAAGAAAAACGCCAAAAGAAGATTAA
- a CDS encoding zinc-binding alcohol dehydrogenase family protein — MKAVQIVNPSEMKVVELEKPTVGVGEVLVRIKYVGFCGSDLNTFLGRNPMVKLPVIPGHEVGAVIEEIGPNVPAGFEKGMNVTLNPYTNCGKCASCRNGRVNACEHNETLGVQRNGVMCEYAVLPWTKIIPAGNISPRDCALIEPMSVGFHAVSRAQVIDNEYVMVIGCGMIGIGAIVRAALRGATVIAVDLDDEKLELAKKVGASYVINSKTENVHERMQQITEGFGADVVIEAVGSPVTYVMAVDEVGFTGRVVCIGYAKSEVAFQTKYFVQKELDIRGSRNALPADFCAVINYMKEGNCPVEELISKIAKPEGALEAMQEWTANPGKVFRILVEF; from the coding sequence ATGAAAGCAGTTCAAATTGTCAATCCCTCCGAAATGAAGGTGGTTGAACTGGAAAAACCGACCGTTGGTGTCGGTGAAGTATTAGTAAGAATCAAGTATGTGGGTTTCTGTGGCTCCGACCTGAATACCTTTTTAGGACGTAACCCAATGGTGAAGTTACCGGTAATCCCGGGACATGAGGTAGGAGCAGTGATTGAGGAAATCGGTCCGAATGTTCCGGCCGGCTTTGAAAAAGGGATGAACGTGACATTGAATCCATATACCAATTGTGGTAAATGTGCTTCCTGTCGTAATGGTCGTGTCAATGCCTGTGAGCATAATGAAACGTTAGGAGTGCAACGCAATGGAGTGATGTGCGAATATGCAGTTTTACCTTGGACGAAGATTATTCCGGCTGGTAATATCTCTCCTCGCGATTGTGCGTTGATTGAGCCGATGAGTGTCGGATTCCATGCGGTATCTCGTGCGCAGGTGATCGATAATGAATATGTGATGGTTATTGGCTGCGGTATGATTGGTATCGGTGCCATTGTACGTGCTGCTTTGAGAGGGGCAACGGTCATTGCTGTCGACTTGGATGACGAGAAACTGGAACTGGCGAAAAAGGTAGGTGCTTCTTATGTGATTAACTCCAAGACAGAAAATGTACACGAACGGATGCAACAGATAACAGAGGGCTTCGGTGCCGATGTGGTGATTGAAGCTGTCGGCAGTCCGGTCACTTATGTGATGGCGGTGGATGAAGTCGGTTTTACAGGGCGTGTGGTTTGCATCGGTTATGCCAAGAGCGAAGTAGCTTTCCAAACAAAATATTTCGTTCAGAAAGAACTGGATATCCGTGGTTCCAGAAATGCGTTGCCGGCAGATTTCTGTGCGGTTATTAATTATATGAAAGAAGGCAACTGTCCGGTAGAAGAACTGATTTCGAAGATTGCCAAACCGGAAGGAGCTTTGGAAGCTATGCAGGAATGGACGGCTAATCCGGGAAAGGTGTTCCGCATACTGGTTGAGTTCTGA
- a CDS encoding aldo/keto reductase, with product MQYHEIGKTGMKVSSLSFGASSLGGVFHDLKEKEGIQAVFTAVEAGMNFIDVSPYYGHYKAETVLGKALKDLPRNRYYLSTKVGRYGKDGVNLWDYSAKRATESVYESMERLNIDFIDLINVHDVEFADLNQVVNETLPALVELREKGVVGHVGITDLQLENLKWVIDHSPSGTIESVLSFCHYCLCDDKLADFLDYFESKEIGVINASPLSMGLLSERGVPAWHPAPKPLVEACRKAMEHCKAKNYPIEKLAMQFSVSNPRIATTLFSTTNPENVKKNIAFIEEPIDWELVREVQEIIGEQKRVSWANS from the coding sequence ATGCAATACCATGAAATCGGAAAGACAGGGATGAAAGTATCATCTCTTAGTTTTGGAGCTTCTTCTTTAGGAGGAGTTTTCCATGATTTGAAAGAAAAAGAAGGCATTCAGGCTGTGTTTACCGCTGTTGAGGCAGGAATGAACTTTATCGATGTGTCTCCTTATTACGGACATTATAAAGCGGAAACTGTTTTAGGAAAGGCACTTAAAGATCTTCCTCGTAACCGTTATTACCTTTCTACCAAAGTGGGACGTTATGGAAAAGATGGAGTGAACCTGTGGGATTACTCTGCAAAGCGTGCTACCGAAAGTGTGTATGAGAGCATGGAGCGTCTGAATATAGATTTTATCGATCTGATAAATGTACACGATGTGGAGTTTGCCGATTTGAACCAGGTAGTTAATGAAACTCTACCTGCTTTGGTTGAGTTGCGTGAAAAGGGAGTGGTAGGACACGTTGGAATTACCGACTTGCAACTCGAAAACTTGAAATGGGTAATCGACCATTCACCAAGCGGTACGATTGAATCTGTGCTTAGCTTCTGCCATTATTGCCTGTGTGATGATAAATTAGCAGACTTCCTGGACTACTTCGAATCCAAAGAAATCGGCGTGATTAATGCTTCTCCGCTTTCAATGGGACTGTTGAGTGAACGTGGTGTTCCTGCCTGGCATCCGGCTCCCAAACCCTTGGTAGAGGCTTGCCGTAAAGCAATGGAACATTGCAAAGCTAAGAATTATCCGATTGAGAAACTGGCTATGCAATTCTCCGTCAGCAATCCTCGTATAGCAACGACTTTATTTAGTACAACTAATCCGGAGAATGTGAAAAAGAACATCGCTTTCATCGAAGAACCTATTGACTGGGAACTCGTTCGGGAAGTGCAGGAGATTATCGGAGAGCAGAAACGTGTAAGTTGGGCAAACTCATAA
- a CDS encoding glycine--tRNA ligase — translation MAQEDVFKKLVSHCKEYGFVFPSSDIYDGLGAVYDYGQMGVELKNNIKKYWWDSMVLLHENIVGIDSAIFMHPTIWKASGHVDAFNDPLIDNKDSKKRYRADVLIEDQLAKYDDKINKEVAKAAKRFGESFDEAQFRSTNGRVLEHQAKRDALHTRFAKALNDGNLEELRQIIIDEEIVCPISGTKNWTEVRQFNLMFSTEMGSTSEGAMKIYLRPETAQGIFVNYLNVQKTGRMKVPFGIAQIGKAFRNEIVARQFIFRMREFEQMEMQFFVKPGTELDWFKKWKEIRLKWHKALGFGDASYRYHDHDKLAHYANAATDIEFLMPFGFKEVEGIHSRTNFDLSQHEKFSGKSIKYFDPELNESYTPYVIETSIGVDRMFLSIMSASYCEEQLENGESRVVLKLPAALAPVKLAVMPLVKKDGLPEKAREVIDSLKFHFHCQYDEKDSIGKRYRRQDAIGTPYCVTVDHQTLEDNCVTLRNRDTMQQERVAISELNNIIADRVSITSLLKTLQ, via the coding sequence ATGGCACAAGAAGACGTTTTTAAGAAGCTTGTATCGCATTGCAAAGAGTATGGTTTCGTATTCCCTTCGAGCGATATCTACGACGGACTAGGCGCTGTGTATGACTACGGTCAGATGGGCGTTGAATTGAAAAATAACATCAAGAAATACTGGTGGGACAGCATGGTGCTGTTGCACGAGAACATTGTCGGTATCGACTCTGCCATCTTTATGCATCCTACTATCTGGAAGGCTTCCGGACACGTAGACGCATTCAATGACCCTTTGATTGACAATAAAGACTCTAAGAAACGTTATCGTGCTGACGTGTTGATCGAAGATCAGCTGGCTAAGTATGACGATAAAATCAATAAAGAAGTAGCGAAAGCTGCCAAGAGATTCGGCGAATCTTTTGATGAGGCTCAATTCCGTTCTACCAACGGACGTGTATTGGAGCATCAGGCAAAACGTGACGCACTTCACACTCGCTTTGCTAAGGCTCTGAACGACGGTAATCTGGAAGAATTGCGTCAGATCATTATTGATGAAGAAATCGTATGCCCGATCTCCGGTACAAAGAACTGGACAGAAGTTCGTCAGTTTAATCTGATGTTCTCTACTGAAATGGGTTCTACTTCCGAAGGAGCCATGAAGATTTATCTTCGTCCGGAAACTGCACAAGGTATTTTTGTAAACTACCTCAATGTACAGAAGACGGGTCGTATGAAAGTTCCTTTCGGTATCGCACAGATTGGTAAGGCTTTCCGTAACGAAATCGTTGCCCGTCAGTTCATCTTCCGTATGCGTGAGTTCGAACAGATGGAAATGCAGTTCTTTGTAAAACCGGGAACTGAACTTGACTGGTTCAAGAAATGGAAAGAAATCCGTTTGAAATGGCATAAAGCTCTTGGATTCGGCGATGCAAGCTATCGTTATCACGATCACGATAAACTGGCTCATTACGCAAATGCCGCTACTGATATCGAATTCCTGATGCCGTTCGGATTCAAAGAAGTGGAAGGTATTCACTCTCGCACTAACTTCGACTTGTCTCAACATGAGAAGTTCTCCGGCAAGAGCATCAAATATTTCGATCCGGAACTGAATGAGTCTTATACTCCGTACGTAATCGAAACTTCTATCGGTGTTGACCGTATGTTCCTTAGTATCATGAGCGCATCTTATTGCGAAGAGCAATTGGAGAATGGTGAAAGCCGTGTGGTTCTGAAATTGCCTGCTGCTTTGGCTCCGGTGAAACTGGCAGTTATGCCGTTGGTAAAGAAAGACGGTCTGCCTGAAAAAGCCCGTGAGGTTATTGACAGCCTGAAGTTCCACTTCCACTGCCAATATGACGAAAAGGATAGTATCGGTAAGCGTTATCGCCGTCAGGATGCTATTGGTACTCCGTACTGTGTGACAGTCGATCATCAAACATTAGAAGATAACTGCGTGACATTGCGTAACCGCGATACCATGCAACAAGAGCGTGTGGCTATCTCTGAACTGAATAACATCATCGCAGACAGAGTAAGCATCACTTCTCTATTGAAAACTTTACAATAA